One genomic window of Parasteatoda tepidariorum isolate YZ-2023 chromosome 9, CAS_Ptep_4.0, whole genome shotgun sequence includes the following:
- the LOC122269845 gene encoding uncharacterized protein, whose product MEKFLFTLQLKLPEARIAKPKFSLSFLKNKSHNKFSSAPVNEEPKIKPYPKELIQDLRSIYTSGEMCDLEIRIGENILRADKFMLCSRSPVFKKMMEHDFLESSSNSITITDCSEITFKNFLMYLYTGEIEDRSMETVVPLYSLGDRYDVPPLRNACSHILQNKLSESADEVANIVCDVLQLAELHNDMKLKDLAYMD is encoded by the coding sequence atggaaaaatttctctttacaCTCCAGTTAAAACTACCCGAAGCTCGTATTGCCAAGCCTAAATTTTCTTTGTCGtttctaaaaaacaaaagtcATAACAAATTCTCCTCAGCCCCAGTTAACGAAGAGCCAAAAATCAAACCTTATCCTAAAGAGTTAATTCAAGACTTAAGATCTATTTATACTTCTGGCGAAATGTGTGATTTAGAAATTCGCATTGGTGAAAACATACTTCGTGCTGACAAGTTCATGTTATGTTCCCGCTCACCagttttcaagaaaatgatGGAACACGATTTCTTAGAATCCTCATCCAATTCTATTACCATCACTGATTGTTCTGAGATTACgtttaaaaactttctaatgTACCTTTACACTGGTGAGATTGAAGATCGATCAATGGAAACTGTTGTGCCACTGTATTCGTTAGGTGACAGGTATGATGTACCACCGTTACGGAATGCTTGTTCTCATATATTGCAAAACAAACTTTCTGAATCAGCTGATGAAGTTGCTAATATTGTGTGTGATGTCTTGCAATTAGCTGAATTGCATAATGACATGAAATTGAAAGATTTAGCT